One segment of Nitrospirota bacterium DNA contains the following:
- a CDS encoding amidophosphoribosyltransferase: MKELIFDKMHEECAVFGIYNHPEAAKMTYLGLYALQHRGQEGSGIVSSNGKDFHIEKGVGLVSDIFTQESLKKLPGTMAIGHNRYSTFGGNTLKNVHPLMVNYALGTLAMAHNGNLTNAHILRDELEAYGAIFQSTVDSEVIVHLIAHSKGDTLIQRMTDALSRVSGAFSLVFLSEEGLIGVRDPYGVRPLSLGKLREGYVIASESSAFDLIEAEYIREIAPGEIVLINEKGVNSYSPFQQSPHAFCIFEHIYFAKPDSFIFGENVYAVRKRLGLELAREFPVSADVVIPVPDSGTSAALGYSLGSGIPYEYGLIRNHYVGRTFIEPEQSIRHFGVKIKLNAVKEVLKGKRVIVIDDSLVRGTTSMKIVKMIRDAGAREVHLRISSPSIVSPCFYGINTPTKKELIASTHSIEEIREFITADSLAYLSMEGLLRSIKAFSPAEYCTACFTGDYPIPIQDGRRNQLSLFETK, translated from the coding sequence ATGAAAGAACTCATTTTTGACAAGATGCACGAAGAGTGTGCCGTATTCGGAATCTATAATCACCCCGAGGCGGCCAAAATGACCTATTTGGGACTTTATGCCCTTCAGCACCGGGGGCAGGAAGGGTCCGGGATTGTCTCCTCAAATGGAAAAGATTTTCATATTGAAAAAGGCGTTGGACTGGTTTCCGATATCTTTACCCAGGAAAGTTTAAAAAAGCTCCCCGGTACGATGGCCATCGGCCATAATCGATATTCGACTTTTGGAGGGAACACCCTTAAGAATGTTCACCCGCTGATGGTCAACTATGCGCTTGGTACGCTCGCAATGGCCCATAACGGTAATTTGACAAACGCCCATATTTTGAGAGATGAACTCGAAGCATACGGAGCCATATTTCAGTCGACGGTCGATAGCGAAGTGATCGTCCACCTGATTGCCCATTCCAAAGGTGATACCCTTATTCAAAGAATGACCGATGCCCTTAGCCGTGTTTCAGGAGCCTTTTCTCTAGTCTTCCTTTCAGAAGAGGGATTGATCGGAGTCCGGGATCCGTATGGCGTCCGCCCTCTCTCTCTCGGAAAATTGAGAGAAGGTTATGTCATTGCGTCTGAGAGTTCCGCTTTTGACCTTATTGAGGCGGAGTATATCCGGGAAATTGCACCCGGAGAGATCGTCTTGATTAATGAAAAAGGAGTGAACTCTTACTCCCCATTCCAACAATCGCCGCATGCTTTTTGTATTTTTGAACACATCTATTTTGCGAAGCCGGACAGTTTTATCTTCGGGGAAAATGTGTATGCAGTCAGAAAAAGACTCGGATTGGAACTTGCCCGGGAGTTTCCGGTTTCGGCGGATGTGGTGATCCCGGTACCGGATTCCGGCACCTCGGCGGCGCTCGGTTATTCTTTGGGTTCGGGAATTCCCTATGAATATGGCTTAATCCGGAATCATTACGTAGGAAGGACCTTTATTGAGCCGGAACAGAGCATCCGGCACTTTGGGGTCAAGATAAAACTAAACGCGGTGAAGGAAGTACTAAAAGGGAAAAGAGTCATTGTGATCGACGATTCGCTGGTGAGAGGAACAACCAGCATGAAGATTGTCAAAATGATCAGGGATGCGGGAGCAAGAGAAGTGCATCTCCGAATCAGCTCTCCCTCGATTGTCTCCCCCTGTTTCTACGGGATCAATACACCGACAAAAAAAGAATTGATTGCTTCTACCCATTCTATTGAAGAGATCCGGGAGTTCATTACTGCCGATTCCCTGGCCTATCTGAGTATGGAAGGACTTCTCCGATCTATCAAGGCATTCAGCCCCGCAGAATACTGCACGGCCTGTTTTACCGGGGACTATCCGATTCCGATCCAGGACGGACGGCGAAATCAGCTCTCTCTCTTCGAAACAAAATAA
- a CDS encoding diguanylate cyclase, producing MPGSFTAVVSSDLFKYLLDLEVKRATRYSYFFSLLLIEVDQELERTEYLDTIAKLILDEIREVDIVGRIEFNRFSALLQAETKQAHLISDRIRNRIVNYSFLSENLNQKQEITISGGGVCFPTHGVNSNELNSQAIHLLGMAQSEGGNRVYFSGLA from the coding sequence ATGCCAGGATCATTCACCGCCGTTGTGAGTAGTGACCTCTTCAAGTATTTGCTCGATCTTGAAGTCAAGCGGGCCACCCGGTATTCTTATTTTTTTTCATTGCTTCTCATTGAAGTAGATCAGGAACTCGAAAGAACGGAGTATCTGGATACGATTGCCAAGCTGATTCTGGACGAAATTCGGGAAGTGGATATCGTCGGCAGAATAGAATTCAATCGATTTTCCGCCCTATTACAGGCAGAAACGAAACAGGCTCATCTTATATCTGACCGGATTAGAAACAGAATTGTCAACTACTCTTTTCTTTCCGAAAATTTGAATCAAAAACAGGAAATCACCATCAGCGGAGGCGGCGTCTGTTTTCCTACCCATGGCGTAAACTCAAACGAACTCAATTCTCAGGCCATTCACCTGCTCGGGATGGCCCAGTCCGAAGGAGGAAACAGAGTCTACTTCTCGGGGCTTGCCTGA
- a CDS encoding sigma-54-dependent Fis family transcriptional regulator → MQRKILLWSSSTQSAVESILKTAYPAFRKVRNEIELFRELDLNHAALIIIGDSIIRSGEWSEVFKKTRSLFPNLNYLLTATSDLIGPLEEEFRNSESIDFLKLPEETLLLEEKIRRSSQPKTVILEPELLVQSEMIKEDAQSSNDYGHLLSHSKKMKDVLNIINQVAETNITVLVRGESGTGKELVSRTVHARSLRREKPFVKVLCAALPEGLLESELFGYEKGAFTGAHRRKPGKFEFANHGTIFLDEIGEIHPILQAKLLQVLQDGEFSRIGGETDVKVDARVIAATNKQLEKAVEDGSFREDLFYRLNVVSIHLPPLRERKEEVPVLAEYFFNKYCEQYNKKKHPLSDQTLKLLQDYDWPGNIREMENTVKRMVVLENENIILQKINEKQVESIIPVPALPHPLIPAIQSADSETKPGFSLKEVGKDAAGKAEKELIQTILNQTHWNRKKAAQLLQISYKALLYKIKKYELNDVI, encoded by the coding sequence ATGCAAAGAAAAATCTTATTATGGTCGTCTTCGACTCAATCTGCTGTGGAGTCGATTTTGAAAACAGCCTATCCCGCTTTCAGAAAGGTGAGAAATGAAATCGAGCTTTTCAGGGAACTCGATCTTAATCATGCGGCCCTGATTATCATCGGGGATTCGATTATCCGGTCTGGTGAATGGAGTGAGGTTTTCAAGAAGACAAGATCTCTTTTTCCGAATTTGAATTATTTGCTCACGGCAACATCCGACCTGATTGGTCCCCTTGAGGAGGAGTTTAGAAATTCCGAAAGCATTGATTTCCTGAAACTGCCGGAAGAGACATTACTGCTGGAAGAGAAGATTCGCCGTTCGTCCCAGCCCAAGACGGTCATTCTGGAACCAGAACTTCTAGTCCAGTCAGAAATGATTAAGGAAGATGCTCAAAGCTCCAATGATTACGGACATCTTTTGTCCCACAGCAAGAAAATGAAGGATGTATTAAACATCATCAATCAGGTTGCTGAAACCAATATTACGGTGCTCGTCAGAGGGGAAAGCGGGACAGGGAAAGAACTGGTATCCAGAACGGTCCATGCGAGATCCTTAAGGAGGGAAAAGCCGTTTGTGAAGGTGTTGTGTGCGGCGCTTCCCGAAGGTTTGCTGGAAAGCGAATTGTTTGGTTATGAAAAAGGAGCCTTTACCGGAGCACATCGAAGAAAACCGGGGAAATTCGAATTTGCAAACCACGGAACCATTTTTCTTGACGAAATCGGAGAGATTCATCCGATACTCCAGGCAAAACTGCTACAAGTCCTGCAGGATGGCGAATTCTCCAGAATCGGCGGTGAAACGGATGTCAAGGTGGATGCCAGGGTCATTGCGGCCACCAATAAGCAGCTTGAAAAAGCCGTTGAAGACGGATCATTCAGGGAAGACCTCTTTTACAGGTTGAACGTTGTTTCGATTCATCTCCCTCCGCTTCGGGAAAGAAAGGAAGAGGTCCCGGTGCTGGCGGAGTATTTTTTTAACAAATATTGTGAACAGTACAACAAGAAAAAACACCCTCTATCCGACCAGACATTGAAGCTCTTGCAGGACTATGACTGGCCGGGGAATATCCGGGAAATGGAAAATACGGTCAAAAGAATGGTGGTTCTGGAAAACGAAAATATTATTCTTCAAAAAATTAATGAAAAACAGGTTGAATCGATTATCCCGGTTCCGGCCTTGCCACACCCTCTCATACCGGCCATTCAATCTGCCGATTCCGAAACGAAACCTGGCTTTTCTTTGAAAGAGGTTGGAAAAGATGCGGCAGGAAAGGCGGAGAAAGAACTGATTCAGACCATCTTGAATCAAACACACTGGAATCGAAAGAAAGCAGCCCAATTGTTGCAGATCAGTTATAAAGCGCTCTTATATAAAATTAAAAAATATGAACTCAATGACGTCATTTAA
- a CDS encoding molybdenum cofactor biosynthesis protein MoaE codes for MQNITTEWVRIQEDDFSLEEEYKKVRESSKRIGGIVSFLGTARDFSQGRDINQIDFEYYPGMAEKKLAEIREKALKDYDIIEVNIVHRVGKISIGEQIVLIVVGAEHRKDAFRACSWCIDELKRITPIWKKETTPQGDVWVEQHP; via the coding sequence ATGCAGAATATCACGACAGAATGGGTTAGAATTCAGGAAGATGATTTTTCGCTTGAAGAAGAATATAAAAAGGTCAGAGAAAGTTCCAAGCGGATTGGGGGAATCGTCAGCTTTCTAGGCACTGCCCGGGATTTCTCCCAAGGAAGAGATATTAATCAGATTGATTTTGAGTACTATCCCGGAATGGCAGAAAAGAAATTAGCTGAAATCCGTGAAAAAGCCCTAAAAGATTACGATATCATTGAAGTCAATATTGTCCACCGTGTAGGAAAAATTAGCATCGGTGAACAAATAGTTTTGATTGTCGTCGGCGCAGAACACCGCAAGGACGCTTTTCGAGCCTGTTCCTGGTGCATCGATGAACTAAAGAGAATTACGCCGATCTGGAAGAAAGAAACCACGCCTCAAGGGGATGTCTGGGTCGAGCAACATCCTTAA
- a CDS encoding MoaD/ThiS family protein, whose amino-acid sequence MVIVKFFAVMKKLVGKEKIELQIDTPTTLRDVLNQIEKEIPKIRQVIKEGRSLISINQEMSDENTIVNSGDEIAILPPFAGG is encoded by the coding sequence ATGGTTATTGTGAAATTTTTCGCGGTCATGAAGAAATTGGTGGGAAAAGAAAAAATCGAGCTCCAGATCGACACACCGACGACTCTCAGAGACGTCTTGAACCAGATTGAAAAGGAGATCCCCAAGATCCGGCAGGTCATTAAAGAAGGTCGATCGCTCATTTCCATTAATCAGGAGATGTCGGATGAAAACACTATTGTCAACAGCGGAGACGAAATTGCAATCCTCCCCCCCTTTGCCGGGGGGTAA
- the moaC gene encoding cyclic pyranopterin monophosphate synthase MoaC yields the protein MSNSELTHFNAEGRARMVDVSEKKDTERTALARGIVYMQPETFKRIKEGKIAKGDVLAVAQVAGVLGAKKTPDLIPMCHPLLLTSVDIDFKENDVPNEKGKCSIEVSATVKLRGQTGVEMEALTAVSIAALTIYDMCKAIDKEMSFGSVGLVRKTGGKSGTFVRKED from the coding sequence ATGTCAAATTCTGAACTCACTCATTTTAACGCGGAAGGGCGCGCAAGGATGGTAGACGTTTCCGAGAAGAAAGATACCGAACGGACTGCGCTTGCCAGAGGGATCGTTTATATGCAACCCGAGACCTTTAAGAGGATAAAAGAGGGAAAGATAGCAAAAGGAGATGTGTTAGCGGTCGCCCAGGTGGCGGGTGTCCTGGGAGCAAAGAAAACGCCAGATCTGATTCCGATGTGTCACCCCCTCCTCCTGACCAGTGTCGATATCGATTTTAAAGAGAATGATGTGCCAAATGAGAAAGGGAAATGTTCTATTGAGGTCTCGGCGACAGTGAAATTAAGAGGACAGACCGGAGTTGAAATGGAAGCTTTAACGGCGGTTTCCATTGCAGCGCTTACAATCTATGACATGTGTAAGGCCATTGATAAAGAGATGAGTTTTGGAAGTGTCGGTTTAGTCCGGAAAACAGGGGGAAAATCGGGCACCTTCGTCAGAAAAGAGGACTGA
- a CDS encoding ATP-binding cassette domain-containing protein, with translation MISLKGLSKTYASGVEALKNLNLEIGEGEIFGFLGSNGAGKSTTIKILTTLSRPTAGTFAIAGIDPLVNPTRVRENIGYVAQEAGVDYFLSGRENLTLQGRLYHLPSSLIRERVDELLELFDLKEVADAMVSSYSGGMQRKLDVATALVHRPKILFLDEPTLGLDPRSRLTLWDYIRNLNKNFGMTIFLTTHYLEEAEKLAGRIGILEGGELKVIGTPEKLKSEMGGDSINFVCESAEKRELQTEKWNHFKFKPYIDHLVFDRNEVRMYVRNGKDALLKVMAEAEAIKLEVETISFSRASLDDVFLKYTGKSLENKKEETEAEPWWKKWQKSGQGNDEWKKWQKTNEEGSSDEQDGEKSSISAGKQGSDSASPDVGSGGIEGAIAPSGPADEVARDASPSKNGFTSEQREREGEAPAGSAGGGGDASPSKSSWQSGKWTEAEMKEWWANKSKTK, from the coding sequence ATGATTTCATTAAAAGGCCTCTCTAAAACCTACGCATCAGGGGTTGAAGCGCTCAAGAATTTGAATCTGGAGATCGGGGAGGGAGAGATTTTTGGTTTTCTCGGATCCAACGGGGCCGGAAAAAGCACGACAATAAAGATTTTGACAACGCTTTCTCGTCCGACCGCTGGCACTTTTGCCATCGCTGGAATCGATCCCCTTGTGAATCCGACCCGGGTCAGGGAAAACATCGGCTATGTTGCGCAGGAAGCCGGGGTGGATTACTTTCTGTCCGGTCGAGAGAATCTGACACTGCAGGGAAGGCTTTACCATTTGCCTAGTTCCCTGATTCGGGAGAGAGTCGATGAACTCCTGGAATTGTTTGATCTGAAAGAGGTCGCGGATGCGATGGTTTCCAGCTACTCAGGCGGGATGCAGAGAAAGCTTGATGTGGCTACGGCTCTGGTACATCGACCCAAAATATTATTTCTCGATGAGCCGACTCTGGGCCTCGATCCGAGGAGCCGACTGACCCTCTGGGATTATATCAGGAACCTCAATAAAAATTTTGGAATGACCATTTTTTTGACCACTCATTATCTGGAAGAGGCTGAAAAATTGGCCGGAAGAATAGGGATACTTGAAGGGGGCGAACTCAAGGTCATTGGCACGCCTGAAAAACTGAAATCAGAAATGGGAGGTGATTCCATAAACTTTGTCTGTGAGTCGGCAGAAAAAAGGGAGTTGCAAACCGAGAAATGGAATCACTTTAAATTCAAACCCTATATTGACCACCTGGTTTTTGACCGTAACGAAGTGAGAATGTATGTGCGAAACGGGAAGGATGCCCTGCTCAAAGTCATGGCCGAAGCAGAGGCGATCAAATTGGAAGTGGAGACGATCTCCTTTTCCCGTGCCAGTCTGGACGATGTGTTTTTGAAGTATACCGGAAAAAGCCTCGAAAACAAAAAGGAAGAAACCGAAGCCGAGCCGTGGTGGAAGAAATGGCAAAAATCGGGTCAGGGAAATGATGAATGGAAAAAGTGGCAGAAAACAAATGAAGAGGGAAGTTCCGACGAGCAGGACGGGGAGAAATCATCCATCTCCGCAGGAAAGCAGGGATCTGACTCTGCCAGTCCGGATGTGGGGTCTGGGGGCATCGAAGGAGCGATAGCTCCGAGCGGGCCCGCAGATGAGGTCGCTCGCGACGCAAGCCCCTCGAAAAATGGATTTACCAGCGAGCAACGCGAGAGAGAGGGGGAGGCTCCAGCCGGCTCCGCCGGTGGAGGGGGCGACGCAAGCCCCTCGAAATCGTCCTGGCAATCCGGAAAATGGACCGAAGCAGAAATGAAGGAGTGGTGGGCGAACAAATCCAAAACCAAATGA
- a CDS encoding ABC transporter permease — MGEQIQNQMSTLFYDTWYQFEKYMRITLRMPLWTLFGLIQPIIWLIIFGELFKNMVQLGGFPSSSYLEFLTPGILVMTVLFGSSWSGVSLLREINFGTVNKVLVTPVKRISIVLSRVIHSAVTVLIQIFIIFALAAVLGVRIHGGFFGFLSVLVQILLLAIGFAALSNGFAMKLKREEPLVVVGNMLTLPLMFFSSAFIPQYFMPDWIKNLSVINPVSYAVDGIRLALQGDFSVPFLFSFLMILCFALGTMVWATSIFLQQQND; from the coding sequence GTGGGCGAACAAATCCAAAACCAAATGAGTACGCTATTTTACGATACCTGGTACCAGTTTGAGAAATATATGAGGATCACCCTCAGAATGCCTCTTTGGACCCTCTTTGGATTGATCCAGCCGATTATCTGGTTAATTATTTTTGGAGAGCTTTTCAAAAATATGGTTCAGCTCGGTGGATTCCCTTCTTCATCCTATCTTGAGTTTTTAACGCCTGGGATTTTAGTCATGACGGTTCTTTTCGGCTCCTCCTGGTCAGGGGTTTCTCTCCTGCGTGAAATCAATTTTGGAACCGTCAACAAGGTCCTCGTGACGCCTGTGAAGCGGATTTCAATCGTCTTGAGCCGCGTGATCCATTCTGCGGTCACGGTTCTCATTCAAATTTTCATCATCTTTGCTCTAGCGGCAGTTTTAGGAGTGAGAATTCACGGGGGATTCTTTGGTTTTTTGTCTGTTTTGGTTCAAATCCTTCTGTTGGCAATTGGTTTTGCCGCCCTCTCGAATGGGTTCGCCATGAAGCTAAAACGGGAAGAACCTTTGGTGGTCGTTGGAAACATGTTGACCCTTCCGCTCATGTTTTTTTCCTCGGCATTTATTCCTCAATATTTTATGCCGGATTGGATAAAGAATTTAAGCGTGATTAATCCGGTCAGTTATGCTGTGGATGGTATCCGGCTGGCCCTGCAGGGAGACTTCTCGGTCCCTTTTCTATTTAGTTTTTTAATGATATTATGTTTCGCTCTGGGGACGATGGTTTGGGCGACCTCGATTTTCCTCCAACAGCAAAACGATTAG
- a CDS encoding histidine phosphatase family protein: MSERIREKEAATSVIYLRHGKTDFPDERFYSRKDDPHLSLEGKGQAERLGRWIKGSGIPFLYSSPLNRTMETAAFISEGLNIKITPKAGLEERAMGQWEGLTPAEVKEQFPDQFRNWKENLLGYSPPGGESWKEFAARIVRTVEQIKGEHLFQRIAVVTHVGPIRVLVSKAMEMAEDNHKRIILGYASATRIDYTSKWGNLCYLGVIPFEQQP, encoded by the coding sequence ATGTCGGAGAGGATCAGGGAAAAAGAGGCGGCCACCTCGGTGATCTATTTACGGCATGGAAAGACTGATTTTCCAGACGAACGTTTTTACAGCAGAAAAGACGATCCGCATTTAAGTCTCGAAGGAAAGGGACAGGCCGAAAGGCTCGGTCGATGGATTAAAGGATCGGGTATTCCATTTTTGTATTCTTCGCCGTTAAATAGAACGATGGAAACGGCGGCTTTTATTTCGGAGGGTTTGAATATCAAAATAACGCCCAAAGCTGGGCTTGAAGAACGGGCAATGGGCCAGTGGGAAGGGTTAACTCCGGCCGAAGTCAAAGAACAGTTTCCGGACCAGTTTAGAAACTGGAAAGAGAATCTTCTCGGTTATTCTCCGCCCGGCGGAGAATCATGGAAGGAATTTGCAGCCCGAATTGTCAGGACAGTCGAGCAGATTAAAGGAGAACATCTTTTTCAGCGGATTGCGGTGGTCACTCATGTCGGGCCGATTAGAGTCCTCGTCAGTAAGGCGATGGAAATGGCAGAAGACAATCACAAGCGAATTATTTTGGGTTATGCGTCTGCCACGCGAATTGACTATACCAGTAAATGGGGGAATCTCTGTTATCTGGGCGTGATTCCCTTTGAACAACAACCATAA
- a CDS encoding outer membrane lipoprotein-sorting protein, whose translation MFLPKKGTRSRLRQNGIGRISPEKTGCSEAGKTDDLWLYLPSLRQTRHVSSRGQDDAFMGSDLTFGDMGQRRLEEDDHKLLKEEPCGDETCYVVESVSKDKEGVYSKKILWITKKDSIAMKIEYYDRKGELLKSQKMNWQEVSGYKAWKSSEVVNVQTQHKTIFEISISNLKINIGLKDAIFQERTLKTGVQN comes from the coding sequence ATCTTTTTACCAAAGAAGGGGACGAGAAGCAGATTAAGACAAAACGGTATTGGAAGAATTTCGCCGGAAAAGACGGGATGCTCTGAAGCGGGGAAGACCGATGACCTCTGGCTTTATCTCCCGTCGCTGCGGCAGACCCGGCATGTCTCTTCGCGCGGTCAGGATGATGCGTTTATGGGATCAGACCTGACTTTTGGAGATATGGGGCAGAGACGACTGGAAGAAGACGACCACAAGCTATTGAAGGAGGAGCCGTGCGGAGATGAGACCTGCTATGTGGTCGAATCGGTTTCTAAAGATAAAGAAGGGGTCTACAGCAAGAAGATACTCTGGATTACCAAAAAAGACAGTATTGCGATGAAAATCGAATATTATGACCGGAAAGGCGAGCTTCTCAAGAGCCAGAAAATGAACTGGCAGGAAGTATCGGGCTATAAAGCCTGGAAAAGCTCGGAAGTCGTCAATGTCCAGACTCAGCATAAAACTATTTTTGAAATTTCAATTTCCAACCTTAAGATTAATATCGGACTTAAAGACGCAATTTTCCAGGAAAGGACCTTAAAAACCGGCGTTCAAAATTAA
- a CDS encoding DUF4139 domain-containing protein → MKLNDNFLIKPILFSVLLVVLGYGTGKAAPTTDFKNSLNSTLEDQKEVSVTIYNSNLALIKDIRNLTLKRGISELNFSDVASQIMTQTVSIKSLTSPNLLQVLEQNYEYDLLTPQKLLDKYVGKQIKVLRDGAEVPVTILSTNNGIVYQLGDRIQTDYPGHLIFPGLPENLLSRPTLVLTLDNKNEKSQTVETSYLTAGLSWKADYVAVLNQTDDKLDLNGWVTLDNRSGSTFRNAKLKLVAGDIHRAEGERMLMDYVRAKEANAASPASAFSEHSFFEYHLYSLQRATTIKENESKQVSLLDANDISVKKKYLFYGSQNEYQAYYPKPVLNQKVSVMVEIANKKENRLGVALPKGVIRVYKTDLDGSEQFIGEDNIDHTPKDETIKIKMGEAFDIVADRRQTEWKKIAHNVYDVSFEVVFRNHKDSAVTINDIEPFFGDWEILSRSHEFKKLDSNSVQFDVLVPSNGSSTLQYRARVTY, encoded by the coding sequence ATGAAGCTTAATGACAACTTTCTCATCAAACCGATTCTCTTCTCCGTTCTCTTAGTCGTACTCGGATACGGAACCGGAAAAGCCGCTCCGACAACCGATTTCAAAAACAGCCTAAATAGTACTTTGGAAGATCAAAAGGAAGTTTCTGTCACGATCTATAATTCCAACCTTGCATTAATCAAGGACATCAGAAACCTGACTTTAAAAAGGGGGATTTCCGAGTTGAATTTCTCCGATGTGGCCTCCCAGATCATGACTCAGACCGTAAGCATCAAATCGCTGACCAGTCCCAATCTCCTCCAGGTGCTTGAACAGAATTATGAATACGATCTCCTGACCCCGCAAAAACTCCTTGATAAATATGTGGGAAAACAGATTAAAGTATTGCGCGACGGGGCCGAGGTTCCGGTCACCATTTTGAGTACCAACAACGGAATTGTTTACCAGCTCGGAGATCGAATTCAGACTGATTATCCGGGACATCTCATCTTTCCCGGACTTCCGGAGAACCTCCTTTCCCGTCCAACACTGGTCTTAACACTTGATAATAAGAATGAAAAATCCCAAACGGTTGAAACAAGCTATCTCACGGCAGGTTTGTCGTGGAAAGCGGATTACGTTGCTGTTCTCAATCAGACCGATGACAAATTGGATTTGAACGGATGGGTCACGCTGGATAACCGGTCCGGCTCGACGTTTCGGAACGCAAAATTGAAGTTGGTTGCGGGAGATATTCATCGGGCAGAGGGGGAAAGAATGCTGATGGATTATGTCAGGGCGAAGGAAGCGAATGCCGCTTCTCCGGCATCGGCATTTTCAGAACATTCGTTCTTTGAGTACCATTTATATTCGCTTCAACGCGCAACCACTATCAAAGAAAATGAGTCCAAACAGGTCAGCCTTCTTGATGCAAACGACATTTCGGTCAAGAAAAAATATCTTTTCTATGGGAGTCAAAATGAATATCAGGCCTATTATCCAAAACCGGTCTTGAACCAGAAGGTCTCTGTCATGGTCGAAATTGCCAATAAAAAGGAGAACCGACTGGGAGTGGCACTCCCTAAAGGGGTAATCCGCGTATATAAGACTGACCTGGATGGATCGGAACAATTCATCGGTGAGGACAACATTGACCACACTCCCAAAGACGAAACCATTAAAATCAAGATGGGAGAGGCCTTTGATATCGTGGCCGACAGAAGGCAGACGGAATGGAAAAAAATCGCACACAATGTCTACGATGTTTCCTTTGAAGTCGTATTTCGAAATCACAAGGATTCGGCAGTCACAATTAACGATATTGAACCCTTCTTTGGAGATTGGGAAATACTATCCCGCTCCCACGAATTCAAGAAACTTGATTCAAACTCCGTTCAGTTTGATGTTCTTGTTCCTTCCAACGGATCTTCAACCTTGCAATATCGGGCACGGGTCACATATTAA
- a CDS encoding trypsin-like peptidase domain-containing protein, which produces MKETPEWVEVFNQDPNQTDQNPSSKLPRSEDDRSLLDAYSDAVIRAAEKISPSVVNIEVRNGNVRRHDPDEEANPETGGSGSGFVFTPDGFILTNSHVVHQANRIEVTLSDGRGARAYPIGDDPDSDLAVIRIHKPDLTAAVLGDSEKIKVGQLVIAIGNPYGLQCTVTSGVVSALGRSLRAGSGRLIDNIIQTDAALNPGNSGGPLVTSRGDVVGINTAIIRPAQGICFAVGINSVKYIAGRLIKEGKITRSYIGVGGQNIVLPRRLVRYHQLPFEKGIQIVTIEKNSPAEKAGLLNRDILVSFDGHPLSEIDDLHRLLTENRVGMKSFLTVIRYTEKIMLEITPGEHRLIR; this is translated from the coding sequence ATGAAAGAAACTCCGGAATGGGTCGAGGTCTTCAATCAAGACCCAAATCAGACTGATCAAAACCCATCCTCTAAACTCCCTCGGTCAGAAGACGACAGGAGCTTGCTAGATGCCTATTCTGATGCTGTAATCAGGGCGGCTGAGAAGATTAGCCCTTCGGTTGTTAATATCGAGGTCAGAAATGGCAATGTGAGACGGCACGATCCGGACGAAGAAGCGAACCCTGAGACAGGTGGAAGCGGATCCGGGTTTGTATTTACCCCTGACGGGTTTATCTTGACAAATAGCCATGTGGTTCATCAGGCTAACCGGATCGAGGTAACTCTTTCCGATGGAAGAGGAGCCAGGGCTTACCCAATAGGCGACGATCCTGATTCTGACCTGGCCGTCATTCGAATCCATAAACCTGATCTGACAGCCGCAGTCCTGGGTGATTCGGAAAAGATCAAAGTTGGCCAATTAGTGATCGCTATCGGGAATCCTTATGGTCTGCAATGTACCGTCACCTCCGGTGTCGTCAGCGCACTTGGCCGCTCTCTCCGAGCCGGATCCGGCCGTCTCATCGACAATATTATTCAAACCGATGCGGCCCTTAACCCCGGAAATTCTGGAGGGCCGCTTGTGACATCGCGCGGCGACGTTGTGGGTATCAATACGGCGATCATACGCCCTGCCCAGGGAATCTGCTTTGCCGTAGGTATTAATTCTGTCAAATATATCGCGGGGCGTCTGATTAAAGAGGGTAAGATAACAAGGAGTTATATCGGAGTCGGGGGACAAAATATTGTTCTGCCGCGCAGACTGGTTCGCTATCATCAACTCCCTTTCGAAAAGGGAATTCAAATTGTGACAATTGAAAAGAATAGTCCTGCAGAAAAAGCCGGATTGCTTAATCGTGACATCCTCGTAAGCTTCGACGGCCATCCTCTTTCCGAAATTGACGATCTGCATCGACTTCTCACAGAAAACCGTGTTGGAATGAAATCATTTCTTACGGTCATCCGATATACTGAAAAGATCATGCTTGAAATTACACCCGGAGAACATCGTTTGATCCGGTGA